TCTTTTATTTCTTCTATAGCTTTATAAAGGGCCATCTTCCCTATTTCTATTAATTTTTCTGCTTTTTTGTCTATTTTACCAATCCCAAAAGTAAAAGCTGCATCACTATAAAATTCTTTATATTTCACACCAACATCAACGCTCACTAAATCTCCTTCTTTAATACACCTCTCACAAGGAATCCCATGAATTACAACTTCATTAATAGAAATACAAGAAGAAGCTGGATAACCTCTATAACCCTTAAATGCTGGTAGAGCTTTTTTCTTTTTTATAAACTCTTCAATCTCTCTATCTAAAGCCTTTGTTTCCATCCCTTCCTGAATAATCTCATTTATAAACTCAAAAGTTTCAGCAAGAATTTTGGAAGCATCTTTTATTCCTTCTATCTCTTTCTTACTTTTTAGAATTATCATCAACTTGATAATAACCAAGGACTAAGTTTATGTCAAGTAATTCTCTTCACGTAGCTTTTATAAATAATGAATAAAAGAGCGAGCCTCTCTTGAGTTCTGAAGTAATTCAGAGGAAGTAACTTCTGAAGGCCTATAAAATACGGAATAAAAGCATGCTTACTTTGTATTAAAGAGATTCCTCTTTCTCTTAAAGAAACTGTTCTCTCGTAAATTTCTTTTATAAGGTTTAAATCTATTTTAGAATAATTACCATGTCCTGGAAGAATCAACTTTGGAGATATCTTCATAATCTTTCTTAAAGAAAAAATCGCCTCATCAATATCTGAGGAAGGAACGTTTAAAACTGCTGGTCTTCTAAAAGAAAAGGTAGCGATTAAGTCCCCCATTATAAGGACAGATTTATCTAAAAAGCCCACCTCCGTTTGGGTATGTCCAGGAAGAAATAAAATCTTAATTCCATACCTTATCTCTCCATCAGAAAAACACTCATCTATTTTAATTCCGTGGCTTCCAATAGAAAGTAGCCCCCCATAAAGTTTAACAAAGAAACGGACTATTTCTTCAAGGCGCTTTCTTTTGCTGATCTCCGTTGGATATATTCTTTTAATAAACTCTTCATCTATTTTTTCTGATTCCATTAGTCCGTAGATTGGAGGATCACATTCAACAATTCTTTTCCCAAAAGGATGACAAAGAACTCTCATTTGTTTTTTCTGGAGAAGATAATAAGCTAATCCCGTATGATCTGGATGACAATGAGTAAACCACAATTCATCAACGTCTTTTATGGATAGTTTAGCTTCTTTTAACAAAGGGGAAAGAGCTCTCTCTTTTATAAAG
This window of the candidate division WOR-3 bacterium genome carries:
- the map gene encoding type I methionyl aminopeptidase; translated protein: MIILKSKKEIEGIKDASKILAETFEFINEIIQEGMETKALDREIEEFIKKKKALPAFKGYRGYPASSCISINEVVIHGIPCERCIKEGDLVSVDVGVKYKEFYSDAAFTFGIGKIDKKAEKLIEIGKMALYKAIEEIKEENRVGDISWAIQETAEKAGFNVVRDFVGHGVGVELHEDPPIPNFGEKGIGPKLKKGMTIAVEPMINAGTSKVRILEDGWTVVTEDGSPSVHFEHTILVTEKGPLILTESSLYDEKRKRTS
- a CDS encoding MBL fold metallo-hydrolase, coding for MKIVKISDRIYFFLRTPPSSNTVLIKGDVNIIIDPGYNPFIKERALSPLLKEAKLSIKDVDELWFTHCHPDHTGLAYYLLQKKQMRVLCHPFGKRIVECDPPIYGLMESEKIDEEFIKRIYPTEISKRKRLEEIVRFFVKLYGGLLSIGSHGIKIDECFSDGEIRYGIKILFLPGHTQTEVGFLDKSVLIMGDLIATFSFRRPAVLNVPSSDIDEAIFSLRKIMKISPKLILPGHGNYSKIDLNLIKEIYERTVSLRERGISLIQSKHAFIPYFIGLQKLLPLNYFRTQERLALLFIIYKSYVKRIT